The Danio aesculapii chromosome 22, fDanAes4.1, whole genome shotgun sequence genomic sequence caagatatccaaagatgtcattttaaattgtaaagaaatctgtgtttttgaaactaatgtagACCGCAAAAGtcaatgaattattatttgaattatttagcctgacatgtttactgttacaaaatatttgaaatgtttcaaaagggaaaaaagtttaagTTTTTTACTCTGAATAgaagaatatatataaatatatcagaatattaagaatatattttagagcagtaatcacaataccatgaaaccgtgatatttttatccaaggtcatcATACCATAAGAatcatataccggcccatgcctagttgttGTCGATACATCAATTGACGTCGAATTGTCTATGATTCGAAAAGTGAATGCAATTAAATAGTATAAATCAATGTCCCATATTGCTATGTGAAATTGCAAATATGAAGAAAACACCAGTTATTAACAAAATGATAGTTCAGTATTTTACCGAGTGTGTTTTTTCTGCTGGTTTCTTTGTTCGTTGAAGTTTGTCATGGATAAATATTATATCAAAACCTCcatttcagtgcttcccacagatttgaaatatacttgcgctGGTAGCTGGattaaaatacactttttacccacatcacataaatagttaattatatgcgacaaacaaaacataattagatttttaacaatattttaatttattaagagAATGTTATATCtcgtttcttttcaatgggttaaagttaataaagaaagaaagaaatccagtatttctcttacttttatgccaTTCTGGAGCCATTTGCACCCTCTGTCAGGTACATCTGCTTCTCTTTAACGTTATCTCTCATTCAAGTACAGGTTGCTTTATTgtcatgacattttgtacagtattgccaaagcattttagatgtataaaatgtGCATactattaacatcatcaaataaataaaatattagggctgggcgatatgggcaaaatatcatatcccagtatttttaggaggaatgacggtatacgatatatattcggtattttcccataaatggttacttgagaatTAAAGCCGttattaaaacttaattaaacattttttgagcaaaatataattcaaacacagggaattccctccctgtttacaaataaacagctgcacaaaatctttgataaataaaatacagtacatggttttctcctgcttaaaactgttgctcaacatttcaaattataaacaaagtctttgataaatacagtacagggttttttcctgcttaacactatacacagcactactgtgctattgtgcaaataacaaagtaaacagaaccataggAAACATAGCTACATTCTCAGAGCAAAAAAGgaacacacttaaatagtaacaaaacaaaaagttttgtAGGATAGACAAGAACTACATTGAATGTAAATTTGAAACACAGTATTTTATCTCACAATTACAGTGTTTttataagtaatcctgtataccaCAGTTGTGTTATTTATAAACgacaattaaatcagctgtatatgttttttagttacacatttacatgtatgcattgtgcacaattattaaacagtgcacatatcaAAGATATCTTAAGATAAGTCTTTCAATCCATGTAAAAAATCGTTGCACGTGAGAGGGAGTCATATAAATTTCCCACCACACCAGCACagcatgttcctccatgtcgcgTCAGTGATTGGTCGTTcttgaatgattcattcattttgaacaaatcttttgtatgactcatggagtgaatcattcatttgcgcgtgcgcacatttgtgcaagtggagctcaTGTGCTACCTACCTTGAAGTGGTCTGTTTCGCACAGAATgcgcacgtgtggcctcaaaccatatcgatataaACGATATTGGATAATACCGAATCGCATTGGGGAATCATATCAATATATCCCCAAAACCTAATATACCGCTCAGCCCTATAAAATATAcagaaatgagaaataaataaaataaaaacagatagtatctctaaaaatgaatgtaataaCTACAAGAATAAAGCATGTAGATTATTTCAATAAGGTAAATGAGTTACTATAACTTATTGTGTACAAATATTTCGCAGCCAATTTAGATCTAATTTCATCCTCTCCGACtatttagtaaagtttttctgagttgtttagatgaaagaattaattatttaatgtttctctcgctctCGCGGCTATACGCACATATTTGACGacagctttagaaagcgaaagcaaaaacAAACCCTGAAATTTTTaggacatttaaaaacacattaagtCCCAAAAAGATGCTTCTCTTTGGTCTCTGCAGAGCACGCGAgattgtctgtgggagtgttgacggGTCTCGCGAACACAGAAAGAAACGTATAAACGAAgtttttccactacttaatcgacgggggatgtttatttatattgggcggatacaaaatagtgtaaacataatgataatagtaaaaataataataatagtcataatgTGTCACTAAACATAACCGTTAATATATCCAAGTCTATGTATGGACCAAGTCTCTGCACTGCATTTGATGGTGGCAAATTTCTGCCTTATGGTACGTGTCTACAGAAGCATTTTTACTCAAGCTGAGATTTTCGTTGTTTTCAATGCAAGcgctgcattttttttaaattagtgagTTTTTAAAGACAGAGATACATTTTTGGAACTGCGCTAGCATATATAGCTGCGCAAAAATTGCAAAAACTTTAGACACAAGTAATTCATTGTGTCATTCAAATCATTTGTTTATAACTGCTGAGtaatttataaacaattttacTTGATTTATTCAAACATATAGGTTTgcgaaaaagaaaaaacactacTGTTGCTCTGAGATCAATACTTATTTTGGTCTGGAAACTATTTATGttggcaaaaaagaaaaaaaaaacattttgtctttGTATGGAATCAGTTTTGCAGTAATGATTATGCACTGATAGTAGGGAAAGCAGCACTATTAGCAATATTGTTAAACTgtctgtcatatatatatatttgtgaaaaCGTGAAGCTTGCATGTTGTTAATATGACAATTGCCATATCCGTCTATATAAATTTGGAAGTAGACGAGTCCACTTGAAGTCCCTGAAAAATGTATCTAGTTCCCACAAATCCCCCTAGAAAAGACTCATCTGATGCATCGCCGAAAGAGATCTGAGGTTTAATTGCACCTAATTGCTTGAAGTAACCGACCACTGACGACCTGAATGACTCAATGCTGCTGCTTCCTGAAAGCGATTGTGGTATAGGCATACAGGAAGGAGCTGTCCATTTATTAGTTATCAGCTGAAACATCATTTGCATTATTGAGGGAAGCTCTTGCATCTGAATTATGAACAATACTCTTGTCTGCAAGTCATCTTAAATGAAGCTGTTTGTTTTGTTCCAACAGTCAAAGGATGTGAATCCCGGCCACCCGTCTGTGTAAAACAGCTCTAGTCGAGCCAAGACAAAGAGTGGAGTTGAAACAAGCATGAGGCTGGTGGCCTCCACGCCACACCGACTACAACAAACACGCTTCGCCCCAATGGAGTTTTAACCCCTGCAGGAGTACAGACTGCCTCGGTGAAGGAAAACAGGTATGTATGAGCACACACTGATATAGCAACCCCTCCCTTTGGTTCTGCCCTCGaacatcaaacaaaataaaagagcGAGAGAACGAGAGTGATAAAACTGAGGGTCCCATGTGCCATTGGGCAGCGGGGCTTTCGCCATGAGCAGTACTCTGGGCAAAGATAAAGACTCTAAGGAGAGGGAACCCAAGGCTGAAGGGAAATCCAAAACCAAAGGGAAAGATGCCAAAGATGGGAAGAAAGACACAAGCAGCGCTTCGCCGGCAGTGGCCTTCACCTTGGACAGCACGATAAAGCGGCCCAATCCGCCGCCCAGCACGCGCAAAAAATCCAGCAATGCCGAGGTCATCAAGGAGTTGAACAAGTGCCGCGAGGAGAACTCGATGCGTCTGGATTTGTCCAAGAGATCCATCCATCTGTTGCCCTCGTCCATCAAGGAGCTGACCCAACTGACCGAGCTCTACCTGTACAGCAACAAGCTGCAAAGCCTGCCACCCGAGGTGGGATGCCTGTCGGGATTGGTGACGCTGGCGCTCAGCGAGAACTCTCTGACCAGCCTGCCAGACTCGCTGGACAACCTGAAGAAGCTGCGGATGCTCGACCTGCGGCATAACAAGCTGCGAGAGATCCCGGCTGTGGTGTACCGCGTCAGCTCCCTCACCACGCTCTACCTGCGCTTCAACCGCATCACCACCGTGGAGAAGGACATCAAGAATCTGTCCAAACTCACCATGCTGAGCATCCGAGAGAACAAGATTAAACAGTTGCCCGCAGAGATCGGTGAGTGCAAACTTCTTTTCAACAAAAatcgcattgtgtgtgtgtgtgggtgtgtaggAAAGCTGATAACTTCACATTTTTACTGTCCTCTTTTAGCAGTCTATTGTTTAGTGTTCCTACTGGTGCTggaatcctggaaaatgcttgatttttaatacagcgttttcaaggtttaaaaaGTTCCTAGATTTTGGATGAAGGgcttgaatttgaaattgcaGGGCTTGAAATTGTGACCGTTTTGGTCACATAAGCACAAGAAATTTTATCTATACgagctcaaaatatatttggaaatgtacagtattaaattaggcttttagttatgatactcctaaaatcattccgcataaatccgcagattttttttttcaattttctccACTGacatagcaaaaaatgtctgcacaTTCTGTCTGGCACAATGTAaatatctacctacctacccCGTTTGGCCTACTCATGGATTAGCtagttattgtttttacattatattttgttCAGTGCAGTTTCATTTTTGCACTATTTTCATTGCAGATTTTTTCCTAAACTCAACAGTCTAAAGAGCACTTCCTTGCCAATTTAAGTTATTGGTCATGTTAGTCATGCCATGCCATGTGAGGGCTGCTCACGATAAGCAGAAGGCAGAAAAGAACGTTCCTATTTTACACAATTAAAGTgtttattgaaattgtatttatctgtctatTGATTATTTGTCATTTACATAAAGGTTATATAGAATGCCAAGACTACTTACAGAGAGGTGATACATTTTGAACCATTAAACATGTTTTCCTAACTATCACCATTTGACAGGTGGGACATTTGCATTGTTACAACAGTACCTTTGTCCTAACCTAAAGTAATATTGacagtaataaaaagtaatattgatTAAAGCTTACCAACTAtggttttcatatttaatatttcatattagaTTTTCAAAACGGTTGACATAAGAACAGTTCATTAATTTGCAGCAAGAATATTCTCGGACTCATAAAGATTTAATTTGTTCATGAATCTTGAAAGTTTGGTACTACACCCAAACAAAATCTGACTGTAAGAGAATTTTTTGTGATATGAACTTTAGGTAGAAAGAGACCAAACCTAAAAAGATATTTCATCCAATAacttcctttttattttattttattttttttaaccatttttgggtgaactatcccaataaATTTGTGCTCCAAAGTATTCAACACTTTAAGTTGAGATGTCATGTTGTGTAGCACAATGGATTGAAATAGCACAATGGATTGAAATGTGAAAAAGTACATAGAGCATATATAAACGTAATTTACTGTGGTTGTTTGGTGCtagaaaagcataaaaatgcaccttgaaagtgcttgaaaagtgctggaatttaaagttggaaaaggtgtaagaaccctgatTGTTTGCTTAGagttattttttactgttgaacacaacataagatattttgaagaatgctggaaaccagaaGCAATTGAattccattgtaggaaaacaaATCTATAAAATCTCGATTAGATACCTTCTTCAAAAAGTCATTTGTCTTCAGCAAATAAAAGACTGTTTTGGAGCAACAGGaggacagaaatttcattttaagtgaactatgactttaaatttaaacataaaaatgtgaatattttgaTTACATTGATATATAAAATTtagcaaaaaatttaattaatagctTAAATTTTCTTACATTATAACATTCTTATGCCTAAATAACCGATATTGTAGTTTATGTGCTATAGCAGAGAAAATAGATATTGATCACATCAGAAAGCTTAtttctaaacacatttttaaaatgaaatgacagggAAAACCTATTGAACAAAGAAGAAAGGGAGTAAAGGTGTAAAACGGCAAGGATAGCCCAGGCAGCAGCTGAAATTTCTCAGTAGTTAGAAACAAAAATGCTGCCctttgtcagtgtaaatgaatattagttgATTCAGTCTCAACACTCATTACCAGTTGgtgaagataaaaccagggtggacatttcggCAAGACAATTATCCCAAACACGGCCAACAAAACTCGCAGttggtttcagaaaagaaaaagCTGCTAGAATGGCCTAGGCAATCCCCTGATCAGAATACAATAGAATGTAAGAACTAAAGATCATAGAGTTCatagacgagactcacagaaccatcaagatttttagacTGTTGaaatctgaggaaaaaaaaaatcagacctGAGCAATGCATTAAGTTTTAATTTCACCATACAAGAGGCGTCTTGAAGAGGCCATtcccaaaaaagccttttacGCAAAGtataaaacacatttcagtagttatgtactttctccttgtgtcgttccatttttattacacataactggggccagacagaatatgcggacattttttgctattcttgcggagaattttgtaaaaaatctgcggatttttgTGGAATGATTTTATGAGTAccataactaaaaactttatttatgacatataaaaaaataatgcatttttaacttagatttaatgttttcaatgcaaatccaattagatttttttggtaaacaaagcaaatttcTCAtgaatctactaaaagacagaacatattactttaaaCACTggactgtaaataaatcatatgaacattttaatattactgttattatataaaaaatattagtaaaatttatttaaaaactgaattaatatagatttacacacatttacacaagtaaataaatagactgaatAATGGGCTAGAATTCTGCGGATTTCTGcccgcgcagattccgtgtgggcctacacaTAACGAATTGGTTAACTGATTTACTCATGCTTATTTGTATGATTGTAATATTTAGGTTTTTACCATAATCTGGGTCAGTTTTGTCAACATTGCTCTGCATTTTTATTGATATTCTTAATTCACTTTTTGCATTTAACAATAATTActttaaacaataatataaacaaacatggctATTGACTAATCTGTATCTTATCTGCTTCCTGTATTCTATTAAATGAGTTGTGCTGGAAACACAAAATGACTGACAGGAAAAGAAACTGCCTCTTTTGATAGGTTAACAAATCTGATAATGGCCTGTGGTCTGTTTACATGTATTAGAAGTGGgagaaaaaatgtatttaccaTTTCATCATGATTCAAATCCAACACACTTTTGAATGAGTCtataaaagcttgattagctggttcagatgtgGCAAATGAGCTTTTGATTGACACAGTATCAAGGAAAAGCCTGGGACACTCAAAACATGCAATTTCCCCCGAGTTCTTTCAAGTAAAAGCTTTCCAACCTATGGAAGTTTAGATGCTGAAgggttttgtatatttgtatgtgtgcatAGAATTAGCAGCAAGCAAAACGGCAGTCTGAAATGTTTGCATAAGTGCCTTCACAGCACACAGCTGTGGTTGAAAGTGAAACTTTCTGACGCATTACATTCAATCATAATGCATCAgagaactgattttttttttttctcccactttGTCATTGCATAAAATCCCTTACATTGAACTTTTCTACTTTGAGTAGTGTTCATTTGCAGCGTTTCTGTTGTCTTGTGTTAAAGGTGAGCTCTGTAACTTGATCACGTTGGATGTAGCCCACAACCAGCTGGAGCACCTTCCTAAAGAGATTGGAAATTGCACTCAGATCACCAACCTTGACCTGCAGCACAATGATCTTCTCGATCTGCCTGAGACTATAGGTGAGGATGAGCTCAAGGTGGGATCTTTGGGACATTttccagtttttttatttttgaatgccgtttaattataatataatgggTGGAGAAAGTATGCTTTGATGCTCATGTAAATATAAAATCTTTACACATTTAAATCATAAgcttaattcacccaaaaaggaaaattgttATCAATTACTCATTACAGTCATATTGTTTAAAACTCTTGAGACTTTCGTTTATTTTCCatacacaaacaaagatattttagctgaaacctgagagctccctcatcctcaaTAGATTTTAAGTTTCAAAAGAGGCTATATTCCTTCAGTGGTTTAAtcggaatattatcaagctatgagaatttttttttgtgcacataaaacaaaaataacaaatttactCAACAGATTCTTCTCCTCTGATGTTTTACCTTGGatatgcacaatatactgacactgaggagaagaaactgttgaataaagtcatattttagttttttttgttcaccAATGTAATTTTATATCGGTTAAATCGATGATGGATTCATGTGATTCTTCAAAATAAGTTACAATCCGACGCCATTGTACAACATGAAAGAGCCAGGATATAGTTCCAATTCTACTCTTAGCCCTTTCActcacccctaccccttcacgtgaacgtgcaaaacgagtgtcccaattctctttagcatgAAGGTGTAGGGAGaaagggaagggctagatagcccttgaaacggagtttttcaggaccacacttgaaactaATGggtacaaaccttttttttttctcactattACAAAGTTTTATATCAAACAAGCGCATGTTTTATTACGGctttcatgttttactgtcatgctttaacactcctgtatagcagtccctcAACATTCTGTctctcgatgacactggaataccctgtcagaaaagtctagtggctgggaatgacctttttacagtgtctggtataatgttaatgtagttTTTCTATAGATGAACATGGCCATGGTCTAAATCAGGGATCACCAAATTTGTttctggaggtctggtgtcctgcagattttagctccgaccctaatcaaacacacctaaacaagctaatcaaggtcttactaggtatccTTGAAACACCTAGACAGATGTGTtaaggcaagctggagctaaaccctgcagggcaccggacctccaggaacaagattggtgacccctggtttaaatacacattacagtTATGATATTATTgacacattatatcgttatgataacatgatatcgttgccttcagtgatttcctgaggatggataccaaaaaataacgcaactggaataacaacAGCAGTTGCcgtcgtcgatctcatatgaagtacgaGTTCGCAATgacatgatgatgtgtgcaggggttgtagtggtgtcccatttcttaagcctggtttatacttcttcATCGAGTGagcggcgtgacccacggcgcatctCTTGCGcattgccgtgcatttatacttctgcatgctgtttgggttgctctgcaataacacttccgaaatgctagctggcagtaggtttttatgttcctctgtgtcgagtttcttcgctggtgttttttttctgaacgcaACTTTAATGTACTTTAAGGTACCTTAATGTAAAAATCGTGCTCATTTTGAGGTGGGAgtcggcagacgtgcaacaactttaatcatcagggaaacacaaagcaaaactccatctggagctccttcacgggactcaacactCAAACACTCACTCCAATGGGTTCATGTGGCTcttggtcccgcccacactcgtcagcactgccaagctgaccaatcacagagcttacgcTTTGCGTCGTTGCAacgtttagttacattttttgagaggtgcatgacGGCCACtacgagggctatgcgaccacgcgaAGGCTGCAACGGAGCACACGCGTGTGcctgacgcagaagtataagttaGCTTTTAAGGGTAAAACTTAAAGCTagggataaaaaatatatataattggaATTGGGCCAAATTGTAAAACCACTCTGACTGTCAGGATTGCTTTAGGGTGAGTAAGTTATGgcatgaactattcctttaatgctGATGCTAATCGACTCCATTATATAGAAAAGTATGAGAAGAAAAATAAAGGCATACATCATTTGAACACCACCATTCTGAGTAGATGATTCTATTTTAGGAGAACTATCCAAATAGGATTTCTCACCTTCATTTACTTTTTCAGGTAACTTGGCAAGTATAAACCGTCTAGGTTTGAGGTACAACCGTCTATCAGCGATCCCTCGATCTTTAGCAAAGTGCCGAGAGCTGGAAGAGCTCAACCTCGAAAACAACAACATCTCGGTGTTACCAGAGGTGAGGCCTACTTCCACTCAGTCCAGCTGATAATTATTTTCAtgcttgtatatgtgtgtattacaTTGCTCTTTGTCTATTCCTCCTCAGGGACTTCTCTCCAGTCTGGTGAACTTGACAAGTCTGACGCTGGCGCGAAACTGTTTCCAGTCTTACCCAGTGGGCGGCCCGTCCCAGTTCTCCACTATCTACTCTCTCAACATGGAGCACAACCGTATCAACAAGATCCCTTTTGGCATTTTCTCTCGAGCAAAAGTGCTTAGCAAGCTAAATATGAAGGTGAGAGCACAAAAATTGTGGAGAGTGTAAAGTAGGGACACCAGCCTAAAGACCTGAGACTAGGGGCCTGTACCAGGATGCTGGCTGAACAAACTCTTAAATTAGGGGATTAATTTCTTATTGACAAAACTAAACCTGTGCAGTCAGGCTTTGTTGGTTTTAAGATGCTGATCATCAACTTTCTCTTTTAACTTGGACTTTGACTCTGAGTTCAATGAGTGTTTGCATATGAATATGGGATATCAATAGCAAGCAGCCAATCGCATGCCTTGGAACAGATAGATACTGTGACTGACTTCAAGCAAAATGAAAaggtttaaaaatacaaaaaatgtaaaaacacgtACGCAGCTAGTTGAAAAGACCAGTCTATGAAAGAGGAAAGATTTATTTGTGCAAGTGAAGTTAGTTTGTATAGTTGTATGATATGCACTGTATAGGTATACAGAGACTCTATAGGTATAAAAATCTAAGCTTATATCCTCCTTGGGCTTaagtgtccacatacatggacagcacattttagcttttaagtggccatttaaaatactttgaatgttttatattttgttacagacacagtgtcatcctgcaactgttttgcagcatatgaaatgtcccaaccactatttttaactgttcaaAACAAATTATCATTTTAccagtcaaagcaagttaaaaaaaaattaatggtaaatatggtttaaaaacaattcagaaaaaagtgttttatgtaaattcggaccacgagtccacatatatggacatcatttttttctaaaagtacattgtatcaaaaggTGGTACTTGGGTTtatattctaattaggttctaatgaGCCCAAAtagaaaagagaaataaaaaaaaagtatgtaaaaaaaacaccttgggccttaagattatttatatatatatatatatatatatatatatatatatatatatatatatatatatatatatatatatatatatatatatatatatatatatatatactcaaaaagatttttgctgtttgttcaa encodes the following:
- the shoc2 gene encoding leucine-rich repeat protein SHOC-2 — translated: MSSTLGKDKDSKEREPKAEGKSKTKGKDAKDGKKDTSSASPAVAFTLDSTIKRPNPPPSTRKKSSNAEVIKELNKCREENSMRLDLSKRSIHLLPSSIKELTQLTELYLYSNKLQSLPPEVGCLSGLVTLALSENSLTSLPDSLDNLKKLRMLDLRHNKLREIPAVVYRVSSLTTLYLRFNRITTVEKDIKNLSKLTMLSIRENKIKQLPAEIGELCNLITLDVAHNQLEHLPKEIGNCTQITNLDLQHNDLLDLPETIGNLASINRLGLRYNRLSAIPRSLAKCRELEELNLENNNISVLPEGLLSSLVNLTSLTLARNCFQSYPVGGPSQFSTIYSLNMEHNRINKIPFGIFSRAKVLSKLNMKDNQLTSLPLDFGTWTSMVELNLATNQLTKIPEDICGLVSLEMLTLSNNLLKKLPHGIGNLRKLRELDLEENKLESLPNEIAYLKDLQKLVLTNNQLTTLPRGIGHLTNLTYLGLGENLLQHLPEEIGTLENLEDLYLNDNPNLHSLPFELALCSKLSIMSIENCPLSHLPPQIVAGGPSFIIQFLKMQGPYRAMV